A genomic stretch from Bacillus sp. E(2018) includes:
- the yhaM gene encoding 3'-5' exoribonuclease YhaM: protein MKKGLAFYKVGEVVDGFFLIKSSVKGTASNGKPFLTLILQDQTGDVEAKLWDSSPEDEELYAAQAIVKLAGEMGNYRGKMQLKLKAIRPATELDGVKVSDFLETAPLSQDAMVETITKYIFEMKNPNIQRITRHLLKKHQAEFLEYPAAVKNHHEFVSGLAFHVVSMLDMAKAFSKLYPSLDTDLLYSGIILHDLGKVIELSGPVAASYTLEGKLLGHITIMVNEIGKAADELEIEGEEVTVLQHLVLSHHSKPEWGSPKAPLIREAEILHMIDNFDARMNMMDRALEKVQPGEFTDKQFALENRSLYKPLFQGEFAKN from the coding sequence ATGAAAAAAGGACTTGCGTTTTATAAGGTAGGAGAGGTCGTAGATGGTTTCTTTCTTATCAAATCATCTGTTAAAGGGACGGCAAGTAATGGTAAACCATTCTTGACGCTGATCCTCCAAGATCAAACAGGTGATGTAGAGGCAAAACTATGGGATAGTTCACCAGAAGATGAAGAGCTCTACGCAGCTCAAGCTATTGTAAAATTAGCTGGTGAGATGGGGAACTACAGAGGAAAAATGCAGCTAAAGCTTAAAGCCATTCGCCCTGCAACGGAACTTGATGGTGTTAAGGTTAGTGATTTTCTCGAAACAGCTCCATTATCCCAAGACGCGATGGTAGAGACAATCACCAAATACATATTTGAGATGAAGAATCCAAATATCCAACGAATCACAAGACACTTATTAAAGAAACACCAAGCTGAATTTCTTGAGTACCCTGCAGCGGTTAAGAACCACCATGAGTTTGTATCAGGTCTTGCTTTTCATGTTGTATCCATGTTGGATATGGCAAAAGCGTTCAGCAAACTTTATCCATCTCTAGATACGGATCTTCTGTATTCAGGTATCATTCTTCATGATCTAGGAAAAGTCATCGAGTTGTCAGGACCAGTTGCTGCGTCTTATACACTTGAAGGAAAGCTGTTAGGTCATATTACAATCATGGTAAACGAGATCGGTAAAGCTGCAGACGAGTTAGAGATTGAAGGGGAAGAAGTAACTGTCCTTCAGCATCTGGTTTTAAGCCATCATAGTAAACCTGAGTGGGGAAGCCCAAAAGCACCGTTAATTCGTGAAGCAGAGATCCTTCATATGATTGATAATTTTGATGCTAGAATGAACATGATGGACCGTGCTCTCGAAAAAGTCCAGCCTGGTGAATTTACAGATAAGCAGTTCGCTCTAGAGAACCGATCGTTATATAAACCCCTGTTCCAAGGGGAATTTGCGAAAAATTAA
- a CDS encoding response regulator transcription factor: protein MSNEYSIYLVEDEQDLAQVLKAYMEKEGWSVSVFHNGEDALKSAEEKKPHLWILDIMLPGMDGYEIIKEIKKTSDIPVIFVSARDQDLDRIVGLELGSDDYLAKPFMPRELVIRVRKLLTRIYETGNRLPQTIEITGYMIDPISRKITRDGEMINLTGKEIDVLLYLIENKGKSRKREEILEYVWGDDYFGSERAVDDVIRRVRKKMPRLNLETVYGAGYRIIPS, encoded by the coding sequence ATGTCAAATGAGTATTCCATTTACTTAGTAGAAGATGAACAAGATCTTGCTCAAGTGCTGAAAGCTTACATGGAAAAAGAGGGTTGGAGTGTTTCGGTTTTTCACAATGGGGAAGATGCTTTGAAGAGTGCTGAAGAGAAGAAGCCACATCTATGGATTTTAGATATTATGCTGCCAGGCATGGATGGCTATGAAATTATTAAAGAAATCAAAAAAACTTCAGATATCCCTGTTATTTTTGTTTCTGCTCGAGACCAAGATTTGGATCGTATCGTAGGACTTGAGTTAGGTAGCGATGATTACTTAGCAAAGCCTTTCATGCCAAGAGAACTCGTTATTCGCGTAAGAAAATTGTTAACGAGAATCTATGAAACCGGTAACCGCTTGCCTCAAACCATTGAAATTACAGGGTATATGATCGATCCGATCTCAAGAAAGATCACACGTGATGGAGAGATGATCAATCTTACAGGAAAAGAAATCGATGTTCTTCTTTATTTGATTGAGAACAAAGGGAAATCCCGTAAGCGAGAAGAGATTTTAGAATACGTGTGGGGAGACGATTATTTCGGCTCTGAACGTGCGGTAGATGATGTGATCAGACGCGTGCGTAAGAAGATGCCTCGATTGAACTTAGAGACCGTCTATGGAGCAGGTTATAGGATCATACCATCATGA
- a CDS encoding MFS transporter, with protein MRWKDWDANLKVRLIGEFFVNLLFWMFFPFMAIYFSDEMGKTTAGILLVLSQVVGVITNLVGGYCADKYGRKKMMVISACGQAATFIFFCLANSPWMDSPILTFIAFSALGLFGSLYWPASHAMIADVVEEKHRSEVFAVFYTSINISVVFGPVLGSIFFFSYRFELLLACLLVSVVLAVVLAKYIRETVPVKKEVLEQVGTDKNWFQAIGEQLKDYRVIASDKLFLLFILAGILVAQTFMQMDLLLAVYTTEKVPEQSLFAIGNWDISLTGEKVFGYLISLNGLMVALCTVWMAKWMNRFKEGRVFILSALLYGVSMLVFGSTTMMWILFGAMVIFTTAELMVVGIQESFISKLAPENMRGQYFAAAGLRFTIGRTIAPISIPLTMWIGFENTFYLLFVLAVISAGLYYLMFRAFDKKMESNKTEKESKAEPALS; from the coding sequence ATGAGATGGAAAGATTGGGATGCTAATCTAAAGGTTCGTTTAATAGGAGAGTTTTTTGTAAATTTATTATTTTGGATGTTCTTCCCATTTATGGCGATTTACTTTTCGGATGAAATGGGAAAAACAACAGCTGGTATATTATTAGTCCTGTCACAAGTTGTAGGTGTCATTACTAACCTTGTAGGTGGCTATTGTGCGGATAAATATGGACGAAAAAAAATGATGGTGATCTCGGCTTGCGGGCAGGCAGCAACGTTTATCTTCTTCTGTCTTGCTAACTCGCCGTGGATGGATTCACCGATCTTAACGTTTATTGCGTTTTCAGCGTTAGGACTGTTTGGTTCTCTATATTGGCCAGCTAGTCACGCGATGATCGCAGATGTTGTAGAAGAAAAGCACAGAAGTGAAGTGTTTGCAGTATTTTACACATCGATCAATATATCGGTGGTTTTCGGTCCCGTATTGGGAAGTATCTTCTTTTTCTCTTACCGTTTTGAATTATTGCTAGCCTGTTTACTCGTAAGCGTTGTGTTAGCCGTCGTGTTAGCGAAATACATTCGTGAAACGGTTCCAGTAAAGAAAGAAGTATTAGAACAAGTAGGGACAGATAAAAATTGGTTCCAGGCGATCGGTGAACAATTAAAAGATTATCGAGTGATCGCAAGTGATAAGTTATTCTTGCTATTCATCTTAGCGGGTATTCTTGTAGCTCAAACCTTCATGCAGATGGACCTACTCCTAGCTGTATATACTACGGAAAAAGTACCAGAACAATCGCTTTTTGCCATTGGCAATTGGGACATTTCGTTAACGGGTGAAAAGGTGTTTGGTTACCTGATCTCGCTTAACGGATTGATGGTAGCGTTATGTACGGTTTGGATGGCTAAATGGATGAATCGTTTTAAAGAAGGCAGGGTCTTCATTCTTTCTGCACTTCTATACGGTGTGTCGATGCTTGTGTTTGGAAGTACGACGATGATGTGGATTCTTTTTGGTGCGATGGTCATCTTTACAACGGCTGAGCTGATGGTAGTGGGTATCCAAGAAAGTTTTATTTCTAAGCTTGCACCGGAAAACATGAGAGGGCAGTACTTTGCAGCAGCGGGTCTGCGCTTTACGATCGGACGTACGATCGCACCGATCTCTATTCCATTAACGATGTGGATCGGTTTTGAAAATACGTTCTATCTTCTTTTTGTATTAGCGGTGATAAGTGCAGGGCTCTATTACTTAATGTTCCGTGCATTTGATAAAAAAATGGAGTCTAACAAAACGGAAAAAGAATCTAAAGCTGAACCTGCACTTTCATGA
- a CDS encoding HAMP domain-containing sensor histidine kinase, producing the protein MIRLNLTQRIWLSFGLLIFTIGLLTAIIYPLSIKDTLTEETYRIIENEQQNVWDPDNQLPREGESPTDFIERRNAARDVGHVVIVDKYANSQGDPVPEEVLYEMAEKAYNQKKNKGRYELTYEDATLFYAITTKTNVKGEKVYLISYMWDTYRDQMVNRLWLRLVLILLFTGIFSIIPAIWLARYLRSPLTILGKRFEQIAKRNWQEPFHWKGDDEFYILSKQFEEMRQNLLRHDHAQKTFIQHASHELKTPIMTIKSYAQSVKDGIMPKDTTEDMMDVILKETERMEKRVQNMLYYTKLDAMKLDVLTKENFNFGDLAEDIVERFRYQREDIDFKITGNHYNLNGDKEQWGILLDNLVQNALRYAHQTIRLSAFNNGSECVIEVFNDGERLTGVTGEEIFQPFRKGNKGQFGLGLAIVKRIAELHGGKVVAENRAEGVAFQIKIPITSPKRKG; encoded by the coding sequence ATGATTCGCTTAAACCTAACTCAGCGGATTTGGCTTTCATTCGGGCTGCTGATATTTACGATCGGCCTATTAACGGCGATCATTTATCCGCTTTCCATTAAAGATACGCTGACTGAAGAAACGTATCGAATCATTGAGAACGAACAGCAGAATGTTTGGGATCCAGACAATCAGCTTCCTAGAGAAGGGGAGTCTCCAACTGATTTTATTGAAAGAAGGAATGCGGCTCGTGATGTTGGACATGTTGTGATTGTTGACAAGTATGCCAACTCACAAGGTGATCCTGTACCTGAAGAAGTTCTTTATGAGATGGCTGAAAAAGCATACAACCAAAAGAAGAATAAAGGTCGTTACGAGTTAACGTATGAAGATGCAACCTTGTTTTATGCGATCACAACCAAGACCAACGTAAAAGGCGAAAAGGTATATTTAATCTCCTATATGTGGGATACGTATCGTGATCAAATGGTCAACAGATTATGGCTAAGGCTCGTACTGATTTTATTGTTCACAGGCATATTCTCAATCATTCCAGCGATTTGGTTAGCACGGTATTTACGATCGCCACTCACCATCTTAGGAAAACGGTTCGAACAGATCGCTAAACGTAACTGGCAAGAGCCATTTCATTGGAAGGGTGATGATGAATTTTATATCCTTTCCAAACAGTTTGAAGAAATGCGTCAAAACTTGCTAAGACATGACCATGCACAAAAAACGTTTATTCAGCACGCTTCTCATGAATTAAAGACACCTATCATGACGATTAAGAGTTACGCGCAATCTGTAAAAGATGGCATCATGCCGAAGGATACAACGGAAGATATGATGGACGTGATTTTAAAAGAAACCGAAAGAATGGAAAAGCGTGTTCAAAACATGCTGTATTATACAAAGCTTGATGCTATGAAACTTGATGTTTTAACAAAAGAGAACTTTAATTTTGGTGATCTGGCAGAAGATATTGTTGAACGCTTCAGATATCAGCGTGAAGATATCGATTTTAAGATTACAGGTAACCATTACAATCTGAATGGTGATAAAGAGCAATGGGGCATACTGCTTGATAATTTAGTTCAGAATGCCTTGCGTTATGCACATCAAACGATTCGCCTCTCTGCTTTTAATAACGGATCTGAATGTGTTATTGAAGTGTTTAATGATGGAGAACGTCTTACTGGTGTTACGGGAGAAGAGATCTTCCAACCGTTCCGTAAGGGCAATAAAGGTCAATTTGGACTGGGTCTTGCTATCGTAAAACGAATTGCGGAATTGCATGGAGGAAAAGTAGTAGCCGAGAATAGAGCAGAAGGTGTAGCTTTTCAGATTAAGATTCCAATTACTAGCCCTAAAAGAAAGGGTTAA
- a CDS encoding AAA family ATPase — MKLVSLHIYHFGGLKDCKISFEDKGLQILYGENEAGKTTLMDFIKCMLYGFPTKTQNQRRYEPKDGNRMGGKITIHHQVHGKWTVERIARSTVTGDLTIYDESGQQQEEAFLLQLLDGMEQSLYTGAFCFGLDGLQKLEKLSSEELGNFLLSTAISGDRDLLDIEQTFEKRQALLFKKAGKKPIINEKLEKLSASAKSLQLLKEKNESYQALTNEKVDQEKDLEGIKQKLTEIQAELLSYKRLLELKPILQKYKQLDVEIRSFDDELTSFPENGLQQYEELRVEISRLKSDLTYGDSRIQDAEAELRAIISNENIIKYETEIKRLFNSLPEYEHFFNQLQELQRHIQALRKEEIELFDEIGETWSEEQLTKLSLSLSSLHHLEDLIRQNEQIQDKKGRLEDELEDSRMKLERLEAEEAKQKKHLLSEEEYAKYQNSNHKETRKTPFYTTLLPILSSILLLWSGWVSKHPPVMFAGVLLLIISLVLSVLYLKRNQSGEEVPKHVHQRLLEDEVNRKQWLELSLQLSNENNIYVQLAKRLDYLEVEEASVWDHAKRWASDHGYRGKLDLLFVSGYMKRVLQLKELFRLRNEAENKAQDLTLKQRNYEKKASSLSLELGEERQEDTKSWINSCYAELEKQLKNQSRVEHIQQNKKELLERKDELQKKISFLDDQIQSLWNMAKVSNEADFYVKGKNKERYHKLKEERQTLYNQFISLGFSKDEIVAMAEKVTVHLENTTHHISILEEKVKEKQKEYDEKVEAKGKLDWEIRKLLEDGSYSENLHRYEMLKEEWNTLVKKWASLRLAQHALSKVKEDYQKTKLPAVLETSSVYFSKITESEYQSITFTDKHELMILNGDGIGFYPHELSRGTAEQVYLAIRLAVAYHAGPRDFPILMDDIAVNFDGLRTKRTLQLIQETAFDRQVLFFTCHKHIVSTVPAVPIIHWPHQSVIAEM, encoded by the coding sequence ATGAAACTTGTTTCCCTTCATATCTATCATTTCGGTGGATTAAAGGATTGTAAAATTTCCTTCGAAGATAAAGGGCTTCAGATTCTTTACGGAGAAAACGAAGCAGGAAAAACAACATTGATGGACTTTATCAAATGTATGCTCTACGGCTTTCCTACAAAAACTCAAAACCAACGGCGCTATGAACCGAAAGACGGAAACAGAATGGGTGGTAAGATTACCATTCACCATCAAGTACACGGAAAGTGGACCGTTGAGAGAATTGCACGCTCAACTGTTACCGGAGATCTCACGATTTATGATGAAAGTGGTCAGCAGCAAGAAGAGGCATTTTTGCTACAGTTGTTGGACGGAATGGAACAATCTTTATATACAGGTGCTTTTTGCTTTGGACTGGATGGGTTACAGAAATTAGAAAAGTTATCATCAGAAGAACTTGGCAATTTTTTATTAAGTACCGCGATTTCAGGTGACCGTGATCTACTCGACATCGAACAGACCTTTGAAAAGAGACAAGCCCTATTATTTAAAAAAGCTGGCAAAAAACCAATCATTAATGAAAAGTTAGAAAAGCTTTCAGCATCAGCAAAATCACTTCAACTCCTAAAAGAAAAAAATGAGAGTTATCAAGCGTTAACGAACGAGAAAGTCGACCAAGAAAAGGATCTAGAGGGAATTAAACAAAAACTAACAGAGATTCAAGCCGAACTTCTATCCTACAAGAGATTGCTTGAATTAAAGCCAATATTGCAAAAGTACAAACAGCTTGATGTTGAAATTCGCTCCTTTGATGATGAATTAACTTCTTTTCCAGAGAACGGGCTACAACAATATGAGGAGTTACGAGTAGAAATTTCACGCTTAAAAAGTGACTTAACTTACGGGGATAGCCGTATTCAAGATGCTGAAGCTGAGCTGAGAGCAATCATTAGTAATGAAAATATTATAAAGTATGAAACAGAAATTAAACGTTTGTTTAACTCTCTGCCTGAATATGAACATTTTTTCAATCAGCTTCAAGAGCTACAACGCCACATACAGGCGTTAAGGAAAGAAGAAATAGAACTTTTTGATGAAATCGGTGAAACGTGGTCTGAGGAACAACTTACGAAACTTTCCCTTTCTTTATCATCGCTTCATCATCTAGAAGATTTGATCAGACAGAATGAACAGATTCAAGATAAAAAAGGTAGGTTAGAAGACGAGCTAGAAGATTCTAGAATGAAATTGGAGCGGTTAGAAGCGGAAGAAGCAAAACAAAAAAAGCACCTTCTTTCTGAAGAAGAATATGCAAAGTATCAGAACTCCAATCATAAAGAAACTCGGAAGACCCCTTTCTACACAACGTTATTACCCATTCTCTCTTCCATCTTACTCTTATGGTCGGGTTGGGTTTCAAAGCATCCTCCTGTCATGTTTGCAGGAGTGTTGCTGCTGATTATATCGTTAGTACTTAGTGTTCTGTATCTAAAGAGGAATCAGTCTGGTGAAGAGGTGCCAAAACACGTACATCAACGCTTGTTAGAAGATGAAGTAAATAGGAAACAATGGCTGGAACTCTCTCTACAGCTTTCTAACGAAAACAACATTTATGTACAGCTTGCTAAAAGGCTGGATTATTTAGAGGTGGAAGAAGCATCTGTATGGGACCATGCGAAACGCTGGGCGTCTGATCATGGATACAGAGGGAAGTTGGATCTTCTGTTTGTATCCGGTTATATGAAACGAGTCCTTCAGCTTAAAGAGTTGTTTAGACTGCGAAATGAAGCAGAGAATAAAGCCCAGGATCTAACGCTTAAACAAAGGAATTATGAGAAGAAGGCTTCTTCATTATCTCTTGAATTAGGAGAAGAACGCCAAGAAGATACAAAAAGCTGGATCAACTCTTGTTATGCCGAATTGGAGAAGCAACTTAAAAATCAATCACGAGTAGAACACATTCAGCAAAACAAAAAAGAACTTCTCGAGCGGAAAGATGAGCTTCAGAAAAAGATTTCTTTTTTAGATGATCAGATTCAAAGTCTATGGAATATGGCTAAAGTTAGCAACGAAGCTGACTTTTATGTGAAAGGTAAGAACAAAGAACGGTACCACAAGTTAAAAGAAGAACGTCAAACGCTTTACAATCAATTCATATCGTTAGGGTTTTCAAAAGATGAAATCGTAGCAATGGCAGAGAAAGTAACGGTACATCTTGAAAACACGACTCATCATATTTCGATCTTGGAAGAAAAGGTGAAAGAAAAGCAAAAAGAGTATGATGAGAAGGTTGAAGCAAAAGGGAAACTGGATTGGGAAATAAGAAAATTGCTTGAAGATGGCAGTTACTCTGAGAACCTGCATCGATATGAGATGCTTAAAGAAGAGTGGAACACGCTAGTGAAAAAGTGGGCAAGCTTACGCCTAGCACAGCATGCACTTTCAAAAGTGAAGGAAGATTATCAAAAAACAAAGCTGCCAGCGGTTTTAGAGACTTCCAGTGTTTATTTTAGTAAAATAACAGAAAGTGAATATCAATCTATTACATTCACAGACAAACATGAACTAATGATTTTAAATGGGGATGGTATAGGTTTTTATCCGCATGAGTTAAGTCGAGGTACTGCTGAACAGGTGTATTTGGCTATCCGGTTGGCAGTAGCCTACCATGCTGGACCAAGAGACTTCCCGATTTTAATGGACGATATTGCGGTTAACTTTGATGGGTTAAGGACAAAGCGAACACTGCAACTGATACAAGAAACCGCGTTTGATCGGCAGGTCTTGTTCTTTACCTGTCATAAACATATTGTATCTACGGTTCCGGCAGTTCCTATCATACATTGGCCACATCAATCTGTTATCGCTGAAATGTAA
- a CDS encoding DUF1878 family protein, with protein sequence METVEERLERLEFYNQLTIESVDLTAYPFFRLVMEKKLTEQEVNKVFLLCDELQRKYEMQSEEGFVHYTPLLLHFAGMLTPKLSPRETITALLQQEKYISLMEKLYELSVRYE encoded by the coding sequence ATGGAGACGGTGGAAGAACGACTTGAACGACTAGAATTTTATAATCAGCTAACGATTGAGAGTGTCGATCTTACAGCGTATCCATTTTTTAGACTGGTCATGGAAAAAAAGCTCACCGAGCAGGAAGTCAATAAAGTCTTCCTTCTGTGCGATGAGCTTCAACGAAAATATGAAATGCAGAGTGAAGAAGGCTTTGTGCATTACACACCTCTGTTGTTGCATTTTGCAGGCATGTTAACACCAAAGCTTTCACCAAGAGAAACGATTACCGCTTTGCTTCAACAAGAAAAGTATATTTCTTTGATGGAGAAGCTTTATGAGTTATCTGTACGTTACGAATGA
- a CDS encoding YjcZ family sporulation protein — protein sequence MEKEKGGMMMGYGYGHGGGLALILVLFILLIIIGACYCY from the coding sequence ATGGAGAAAGAAAAGGGAGGTATGATGATGGGTTATGGTTACGGTCATGGGGGAGGATTAGCACTAATCTTAGTTCTATTTATCCTTCTCATCATTATTGGAGCTTGTTACTGCTATTGA
- a CDS encoding peptidylprolyl isomerase: MKKWMLSIGLTAGLISLSACNNAGGADSEAIVESKAGDITKEQFYNKMKEQYGDQVLNQMIDEMVLEDKYKVTDKEIEKETDKIKEELGGEDAFKQALEQNGLSDEKQLKERIKSMLLNEKAATEGVKVSEAEMKKTFEEKYKTEVKASHILVDDEKTAKEVQKKLNEGGDFAKLAEEYSKDPGSKSKGGDLGFFGKGAMVPEFDKVAFTLEKGKTSELVKSDYGYHIIKVTDKRENKFEDKKEQIEQELKQQKAKPITEILESLKKKADVKVKDKELKEKMEKKAEQPQMPQMPQQ, from the coding sequence ATGAAAAAATGGATGTTATCAATTGGACTCACAGCGGGACTAATTTCACTATCCGCTTGTAATAATGCTGGTGGTGCTGATTCAGAAGCCATCGTAGAATCTAAAGCAGGAGATATTACGAAAGAGCAATTCTACAATAAGATGAAGGAACAATACGGTGATCAAGTACTAAACCAAATGATCGACGAAATGGTACTTGAAGATAAATATAAAGTTACAGACAAAGAGATTGAAAAAGAAACAGATAAGATCAAAGAAGAGCTTGGTGGCGAGGATGCCTTCAAACAAGCACTTGAACAAAACGGCTTATCTGACGAAAAACAGCTAAAAGAACGCATCAAGTCTATGCTTCTAAACGAAAAAGCAGCAACTGAAGGTGTTAAGGTTTCTGAAGCTGAAATGAAGAAAACATTTGAAGAAAAATACAAAACAGAAGTTAAAGCGAGCCACATTCTTGTAGATGATGAGAAGACGGCTAAAGAAGTTCAAAAGAAATTGAACGAAGGTGGAGACTTTGCTAAATTAGCAGAAGAGTACTCTAAAGACCCTGGTTCAAAATCAAAAGGTGGAGACCTTGGCTTCTTCGGTAAAGGCGCAATGGTTCCTGAATTCGATAAAGTTGCATTTACTCTTGAAAAAGGAAAAACAAGTGAACTGGTTAAGTCTGATTACGGTTACCACATCATTAAAGTAACGGACAAGCGTGAAAATAAGTTCGAAGACAAGAAAGAACAGATCGAACAAGAGCTTAAGCAACAAAAAGCAAAGCCTATCACTGAGATTTTAGAAAGCCTGAAGAAAAAAGCGGATGTTAAAGTAAAAGATAAAGAATTAAAAGAAAAGATGGAAAAGAAAGCGGAACAACCGCAAATGCCACAAATGCCTCAACAATAA
- a CDS encoding YjcZ family sporulation protein: MGYGGYGHGKGFALIVVLFILLIIVGAACFC, from the coding sequence ATGGGTTACGGTGGATACGGGCATGGAAAAGGCTTCGCATTGATTGTTGTGTTGTTTATTCTTTTGATTATCGTAGGTGCTGCATGTTTCTGCTAA
- a CDS encoding HTH-type transcriptional regulator Hpr encodes MNKDQLYSFQEAMIYSHKLSQISKALWKSVEKDWQNWIKDYGLNINEHHILWIAHHLEGASISDIAKFGVMHVSTAFNFSKKLEEQGYLTFSKKEDDKRNTYICLTTKGEELLLQTLNTYDPSKFGVFSASMPIKELFGRFPEFPELMSIIRNLYGDDFMSIFNKLEEKIEASLDDQPASPVIAAEEIASSHS; translated from the coding sequence ATGAACAAAGATCAATTATATAGTTTTCAAGAAGCCATGATCTATAGTCACAAACTTTCACAGATTAGTAAAGCTTTATGGAAGAGTGTAGAAAAAGACTGGCAGAATTGGATTAAAGACTATGGACTGAATATTAACGAACATCATATCCTTTGGATTGCTCATCATCTCGAAGGTGCTTCAATTTCAGATATCGCTAAATTTGGTGTTATGCATGTTTCAACAGCCTTTAACTTTTCTAAGAAATTGGAAGAACAAGGTTACCTTACCTTTTCTAAAAAAGAAGACGATAAACGAAATACATATATTTGTCTAACAACAAAAGGTGAAGAATTGTTACTGCAAACTCTGAATACCTATGACCCTTCAAAGTTTGGTGTTTTCAGTGCTTCTATGCCAATTAAAGAGTTATTTGGAAGGTTCCCAGAGTTTCCTGAATTGATGTCGATCATCCGCAATCTATATGGCGATGACTTTATGTCGATTTTTAACAAACTCGAAGAAAAGATCGAAGCATCATTAGATGATCAGCCTGCATCACCCGTGATCGCAGCTGAGGAAATTGCCTCTTCTCATTCGTAA
- a CDS encoding YpmS family protein: protein MNKWKTAFFTLLLLFLIVPIAIAVMLFSDPAGGRLDRSSLDTDIRDNQKLLSIHTEKEQVEDLLNKELRKKAPDVNVYVNLRNDEAVLNGSFIAFDQELPYQVTFEPEVLENGDLLLKEKDMQVGRFPLPGDEVFTLIKKTVQFPEWVDVYPKDESILMRVTEMPTKKGYAVKAEEFDLKKNSIKLGVYTKN, encoded by the coding sequence ATGAATAAATGGAAAACGGCATTTTTTACACTATTGCTTCTGTTTTTAATCGTACCGATCGCCATAGCCGTTATGCTTTTTAGTGATCCTGCTGGTGGCCGTTTAGATCGTAGTTCACTAGATACAGATATTCGAGACAATCAGAAGCTCTTAAGCATACATACAGAAAAAGAACAGGTGGAAGACCTATTAAATAAAGAGCTCCGCAAAAAAGCGCCAGATGTGAACGTATACGTAAATTTACGAAATGATGAAGCCGTGCTTAACGGATCATTTATTGCATTTGATCAAGAGCTTCCTTACCAAGTCACATTTGAACCTGAAGTTCTTGAAAACGGGGATCTGTTATTGAAGGAAAAGGATATGCAAGTAGGGCGTTTCCCGCTACCCGGTGACGAGGTGTTTACACTGATTAAAAAGACCGTTCAGTTTCCTGAATGGGTAGATGTCTATCCCAAAGATGAGAGCATTTTGATGAGAGTGACTGAAATGCCAACAAAGAAAGGTTACGCAGTGAAAGCGGAAGAATTCGATCTAAAGAAGAATTCTATTAAATTGGGAGTCTATACGAAAAACTAG
- a CDS encoding sporulation YhaL family protein, protein MKGYAALFFGAILIAAFVLKEYSAGVGNFFTMTPWWMYFVLCGIIYSGYRIVTLFQEDKEIEQRAIEEEGRVYMERIERAKAQESAETSADDEDTEDLVAASGEGDLDSRE, encoded by the coding sequence ATGAAAGGATACGCTGCTTTATTTTTCGGTGCCATACTCATAGCTGCCTTTGTGTTAAAAGAATATTCAGCTGGGGTGGGCAACTTCTTTACTATGACTCCATGGTGGATGTATTTCGTGCTTTGCGGCATTATCTATAGCGGTTATCGGATCGTTACATTGTTCCAAGAAGATAAAGAAATCGAGCAAAGAGCGATTGAAGAAGAAGGCAGAGTATACATGGAGCGTATCGAGAGAGCGAAGGCTCAGGAATCAGCCGAAACTTCTGCAGACGACGAAGATACAGAGGATCTAGTTGCTGCAAGTGGAGAAGGTGATCTGGATTCTAGGGAATAA